A single window of Gossypium hirsutum isolate 1008001.06 chromosome A10, Gossypium_hirsutum_v2.1, whole genome shotgun sequence DNA harbors:
- the LOC107896660 gene encoding zinc-finger homeodomain protein 4 isoform X2 produces MELSNQEGEIPIPLNSTYGGGHGHGHGHMIHHDPAAPHNHIIPSSAPPILSNGPSSLSTNLDDHVPYKKAVRYRECLKNHAAAMGGNAIDGCGEFMPSGEEGTIEALNCSACNCHRNFHRKEIEGEPSSFDCYPLHSPHLSSRVGRKLILGHHKSILPPEALGYPTGTLIHSRAAPTPHQMIMSYNMGSLPSESDEQPEDGGGVAGSRPLQLMKKRFRTKFTQEQKEKMLNFAEKVGWKIQKQEEAVVQQFCQEIGVKRRVLKVWMHNNKHNLARKNPCNSTANATAAAPTTTAA; encoded by the exons ATGGAACTTTCCAATCAAGAAGGAGAGATCCCAATTCCTTTGAACAGTACATATGGTGGGGGACATGGGCA CGGGCACGGGCACATGATCCATCATGATCCTGCTGCACCCCACAACCATATCATACCTTCTTCAGCACCCCCAATTCTTTCCAATGGACCTTCCTCCTTGTCCACAAACCTAGACGATCATGTGCCCTACAAGAAAGCGGTGAGGTACAGAGAGTGCCTCAAGAACCATGCAGCAGCCATGGGGGGCAATGCCATAGATGGATGTGGTGAGTTCATGCCCAGTGGAGAGGAGGGTACCATTGAAGCCCTGAATTGCTCAGCCTGTAACTGCCATAGGAACTTccacagaaaagaaattgaagGTGAGCCCTCTTCATTTGACTGTTACCCGTTGCATAGTCCACATCTCAGCAGCAGGGTTGGAAGGAAACTCATCTTAGGTCACCACAAGAGTATCCTACCACCTGAGGCTCTAGGGTACCCCACAGGTACTCTTATACACTCAAGAGCAGCACCAACACCCCACCAGATGATAATGTCCTACAACATGGGCTCCCTCCCTTCAGAGTCGGATGAACAGCCCGAAGATGGTGGTGGGGTAGCGGGGAGCAGGCCACTCCAGCTGATGAAGAAAAGGTTCAGGACAAAGTTCACCCAGGAACAAAAGGAGAAAATGCTTAACTTCGCAGAGAAAGTAGGGTGGAAAATCCAAAAGCAAGAAGAAGCAGTGGTGCAACAGTTCTGCCAAGAGATTGGGGTGAAGAGAAGAGTCCTCAAGGTGTGGATGCACAACAACAAGCACAACCTAGCCAGGAAAAACCCTTGTAATTCCACCGCCAACGCCACTGCTGCTGCTCCTACTACCACTGCTGCATGA
- the LOC107896660 gene encoding zinc-finger homeodomain protein 4 isoform X1, with protein MELSNQEGEIPIPLNSTYGGGHGHGHGHMIHHDPAAPHNHIIPSSAPPILSNGPSSLSTNLDDHVPYKKAVRYRECLKNHAAAMGGNAIDGCGEFMPSGEEGTIEALNCSACNCHRNFHRKEIEGEPSSFDCYPLHSPHLSSRVGRKLILGHHKSILPPEALGYPTGTLIHSRAAPTPHQMIMSYNMGSLPSESDEQPEDGGGVAGSRPLQLMKKRFRTKFTQEQKEKMLNFAEKVGWKIQKQEEAVVQQFCQEIGVKRRVLKVWMHNNKHNLARKNPCNSTANATAAAPTTTAA; from the exons ATGGAACTTTCCAATCAAGAAGGAGAGATCCCAATTCCTTTGAACAGTACATATGGTGGGGGACAT GGGCACGGGCACGGGCACATGATCCATCATGATCCTGCTGCACCCCACAACCATATCATACCTTCTTCAGCACCCCCAATTCTTTCCAATGGACCTTCCTCCTTGTCCACAAACCTAGACGATCATGTGCCCTACAAGAAAGCGGTGAGGTACAGAGAGTGCCTCAAGAACCATGCAGCAGCCATGGGGGGCAATGCCATAGATGGATGTGGTGAGTTCATGCCCAGTGGAGAGGAGGGTACCATTGAAGCCCTGAATTGCTCAGCCTGTAACTGCCATAGGAACTTccacagaaaagaaattgaagGTGAGCCCTCTTCATTTGACTGTTACCCGTTGCATAGTCCACATCTCAGCAGCAGGGTTGGAAGGAAACTCATCTTAGGTCACCACAAGAGTATCCTACCACCTGAGGCTCTAGGGTACCCCACAGGTACTCTTATACACTCAAGAGCAGCACCAACACCCCACCAGATGATAATGTCCTACAACATGGGCTCCCTCCCTTCAGAGTCGGATGAACAGCCCGAAGATGGTGGTGGGGTAGCGGGGAGCAGGCCACTCCAGCTGATGAAGAAAAGGTTCAGGACAAAGTTCACCCAGGAACAAAAGGAGAAAATGCTTAACTTCGCAGAGAAAGTAGGGTGGAAAATCCAAAAGCAAGAAGAAGCAGTGGTGCAACAGTTCTGCCAAGAGATTGGGGTGAAGAGAAGAGTCCTCAAGGTGTGGATGCACAACAACAAGCACAACCTAGCCAGGAAAAACCCTTGTAATTCCACCGCCAACGCCACTGCTGCTGCTCCTACTACCACTGCTGCATGA